One Pecten maximus chromosome 16, xPecMax1.1, whole genome shotgun sequence DNA window includes the following coding sequences:
- the LOC117314745 gene encoding uncharacterized protein LOC117314745, which produces MSGRGKGQPRGRKRRAPEDINDTLNSAVSTTGGNDSNWDPNKPENWTIGELRTRLLEQNIRPPCGFTKTMLVKLYKENNTSVSDGNSDVTPPTENDLTQPGYHSRNLPSNEAMKALQAHVTRLEQLILCQNTVAVGQAPAVPGHVLTATSTTSPTSPTLEPPAVAGGIPNNYVPQPAILLQQTGISSESLPSIEVVPQAIRQQIIEDGPVPRLGTSSKEEPKSHSGLRQCASILEPAVRDLWNAAVAHSTRTTYTSGVSCFKNFILMNGINDQASVFTNVTEELLILFVTHCYHNLRLKYSTIKLYLYGIKFHCTMQGLSNPLVNTHGLPLYRLQTILRGLKKLQGTPVKPRLPITFNILSKLCSAFRQGVFDPATDTTMEAACCVAFFAFLRCGEFTCTTNTFDSSIHLCISDIQVAPDSNSMTLRLKASKTDPFRQGVTIHLFRTHHHVCAVAAVIRMLTERFMNGCRPSDPLFSIHSAALTRHVFIDKLRQTLIRLGLNHSLYTGHSFRIGAATTAAQSDVPDHLIKVLGRWQSDSYCRYIRTPHHILRKAQAEMCKISPDI; this is translated from the exons ATGTCAGGACGTGGAAAAGGTCAACCTCGTGGGCGCAAACGAAGGGCACCTGAAGACATTAATGACACTCTTAATTCTGCTGTCAGTACGACAGGCGGTAATGACAGCAACTGGGACCCTAATAAGCCAGAAAACTGGACTATAGGTGAACTAAGGACACGACTGCTGGAGCAGAACATCAGACCACCATGTGGTTTTACAAAAACAATGCTGGTCAAActgtacaaagaaaataataccAGTGTTAGTGATGGTAACAGTGATGTTACGCCACCTACTGAGAATGACCTTACACAGCCTGGCTACCACAGCAGGAATCTCCCGTCAAATGAGGCAATGAAGGCTCTACAAGCACATGTTACCAGGCTGGAGCAATTAATACTGTGCCAAAATACAGTAGCAGTCGGACAGGCCCCAGCTGTACCAGGTCATGTCCTGACTGCGACCTCAACAACCTCACCAACCTCACCGACCTTAGAGCCCCCAGCCGTAGCAGGAGGCATACCAAACAATTATGTGCCTCAGCCTGCTATCCTTCTACAACAGACAGGAATTTCATCAGAATCTCTGCCATCAATAGAAGTCGTACCTCAAGCCATACGCCAGCAGATAATAGAAG ATGGACCGGTTCCACGACTTGGCACCAGCAGCAAAGAAGAGCCAAAATCCCATTCCGGATTACGACAATGTGCCTCTATACTAGAACCAGCAGTGCGTGACCTATGGAATGCTGCAGTGGCTCATTCGACTAGAACTACCTACACATCAGGTGTTTCCTGTTTCAAGAACTTCATCCTCATGAATGGTATAAACGACCAAGCAAGTGTGTTTACCAACGTTACAGAAGAATTATTAATACTCTTCGTGACTCATTGTTATCATAACCTCAGATTGAAATATTCTACAATTAAGCTGTATTTATACGGAATTAAGTTCCATTGTACTATGCAGGGGCTCAGCAACCCGCTTGTGAATACTCATGGGTTACCACTTTACCGACTCCAGACCATATTACGGGGATTAAAGAAACTACAGGGAACTCCGGTAAAACCTAGACTCCCCATAACTTTCAACATATTGTCTAAGTTATGCTCAGCATTTCGACAGGGTGTTTTCGATCCTGCCACAGACACTACTATGGAGGCTGCCTGCTGTGTGGCCTTCTTCGCATTCTTACGGTGCGGAGAATTCACATGCACCACTAACACATTTGATTCTTCAATTCACTTGTGTATCAGCGACATTCAAGTAGCACCGGACAGTAACAGCATGACATTGCGCCTCAAGGCGTCCAAAACCGACCCCTTTCGTCAAGGAGTCACCATTCACCTGTTCCGCACCCATCACCATGTATGTGCTGTAGCCGCTGTCATCAGAATGCTAACAGAAAGATTCATGAATGGTTGTCGTCCTTCGGACCCCCTATTTTCCATTCATTCTGCTGCCTTGACTCGACATGTTTTCATTGACAAACTAAGACAGACCTTGATCCGACTAGGTCTAAATCATTCACTATACACAGGACATTCCTTCAGAATAGGAGCCGCAACTACTGCCGCCCAGTCAGATGTCCCCGATCACCTCATCAAAGTGCTTGGACGCTGGCAATCGGATAGCTACTGTCGATACATCCGTACCCCTCATCATATTCTCCGGAAAGCTCAAGCAGAAATGTGCAAGATTTCACCTGATATTTAG